The following are encoded together in the Clostridium sp. TW13 genome:
- a CDS encoding permease, with protein sequence MKDLKAFFIGVGVFILGFIIAGTLAELFSGNNPERSYYHLIFFSILYLSAVVTTLGIKVLEEIRSDDNK encoded by the coding sequence ATGAAAGACTTAAAAGCTTTTTTTATTGGTGTTGGTGTATTTATTTTGGGTTTTATAATAGCAGGAACATTAGCAGAACTTTTTTCTGGAAATAATCCAGAGCGTTCCTATTATCATCTAATCTTCTTCTCAATTCTATATTTATCAGCGGTTGTAACTACATTAGGAATAAAAGTTTTAGAAGAAATCAGAAGTGATGACAATAAATAA
- a CDS encoding sigma-70 family RNA polymerase sigma factor, producing MDHKQIEQCVIKAKEGDNEAILMLLDQYKPFIFKTANKYYVSYLDIYDLAQTAYVALINSIDKYKIGSNTFSSYAFQTILNAILDLTRHNIKHSDNVSLNERISNEGNAEFIECLMSQTDIEDDFIRLENFNELRSALSKLSEDEFELIFLVYYNGVSMKTYAERKNMEYFRAIRKRNKILRKLKMEIRKVI from the coding sequence ATGGATCATAAACAAATTGAACAATGTGTTATAAAAGCCAAAGAAGGAGATAACGAAGCTATTCTAATGCTTCTGGATCAATATAAGCCTTTTATTTTCAAAACAGCAAACAAATACTATGTTAGCTACCTAGATATATACGACCTAGCTCAAACAGCCTATGTAGCATTAATCAATTCTATAGACAAGTATAAGATAGGCTCTAATACCTTTAGCAGCTATGCCTTTCAAACAATTTTAAATGCAATCTTAGACCTTACAAGACACAATATAAAACATAGTGATAATGTGAGCCTAAATGAAAGAATTTCAAATGAAGGAAATGCTGAATTTATTGAATGTCTTATGAGCCAAACTGATATTGAGGATGATTTTATAAGACTTGAAAACTTCAATGAACTTAGAAGTGCTTTATCAAAGCTCTCTGAAGATGAATTTGAGCTTATATTCCTCGTATATTACAATGGGGTTTCCATGAAAACCTACGCTGAAAGAAAGAACATGGAGTACTTCAGAGCTATTAGAAAAAGGAATAAGATACTTAGGAAATTGAAGATGGAGATTAGGAAGGTTATTTAA
- a CDS encoding CBM21 domain-containing protein — protein MKISKKIFSFITSLLVLATTLTLGHTISAKADTNDVPVQLYYSNGVGDSSETGHYFGYIAVKNFAYDKKVTVHYSYTGPQASNVWNDIAATYVKTNALDGYEIWKFETPSEFDHYGFGQIQYCIKYEVNGQTYWDNNNGKNYVGIDFAESRPHVISYGQSDSGLSCYIATKKSVTPEAIRIRYSEDNWTTYKDVDATNATDISYSNDTNCWIAKVPVEKGKQIKFSVYYLLDGVQHWDNNLGDNYSFNN, from the coding sequence ATGAAAATTTCAAAAAAAATATTCAGTTTTATTACTTCTCTTTTAGTTTTAGCAACTACTCTTACTTTAGGACATACAATATCTGCTAAAGCAGATACAAATGATGTACCAGTTCAATTATACTATAGCAATGGAGTTGGCGACTCTTCAGAAACAGGGCATTACTTTGGATATATCGCTGTAAAAAATTTTGCATATGATAAGAAGGTTACTGTTCACTATAGTTATACTGGACCTCAAGCAAGCAATGTATGGAATGACATAGCTGCAACTTATGTTAAAACTAACGCTTTAGATGGATATGAGATATGGAAGTTTGAAACACCTTCAGAATTTGATCATTATGGTTTTGGACAAATTCAATACTGCATTAAATATGAAGTGAATGGACAAACTTATTGGGATAATAATAATGGTAAAAATTATGTAGGAATTGACTTTGCAGAAAGCAGACCCCATGTTATTTCCTATGGACAATCTGACAGTGGTTTATCTTGTTATATTGCAACAAAAAAATCAGTAACCCCTGAAGCAATCAGAATACGTTATAGTGAAGATAATTGGACTACTTATAAGGATGTAGATGCAACTAACGCAACTGATATATCTTACAGTAATGATACAAATTGTTGGATTGCAAAAGTACCAGTGGAAAAAGGAAAGCAAATAAAATTTTCAGTGTATTATTTATTAGATGGGGTACAACATTGGGACAACAACTTAGGAGATAATTATAGCTTTAATAATTAG
- a CDS encoding lysozyme encodes MSNVLPNVAPGNIVSGGFTYPNNAQVVGDDLYIRDASGNQIAGRSVSNGDKITVLDVGYTKQLVLVQYPAGSVVRQGYVNNVTSLIKYFHQGEWHNGSTSETVYDGNDAVIGSLDPHESATPLYKAGGKTHVVYNTSKGANTKSGYVVYAGGSSSDGGSTGGSTGGTTTGLVSDKLVDFVKSFEGFSDHAYDDGTGVMTIGYGTTDKSKVALGHCTEAQARQWLMDDINATASQVKQIFASRGVTFKQNEFDALCSFAYNCGTGAFCDKYEIFRNICSGVRDERIRENFLAWTGPASVKAGLTVRRNAECDMFLYGTYKNH; translated from the coding sequence ATGTCAAATGTACTTCCAAACGTAGCACCTGGAAATATAGTATCAGGTGGTTTCACTTATCCAAATAATGCTCAAGTTGTAGGGGATGACCTTTATATAAGAGATGCAAGTGGAAATCAAATAGCAGGTAGATCAGTAAGCAATGGAGATAAGATAACAGTACTTGATGTTGGTTATACAAAACAACTAGTATTAGTTCAATACCCAGCAGGTAGTGTTGTAAGACAAGGTTATGTAAACAATGTAACTTCTCTTATAAAATATTTTCATCAAGGAGAATGGCATAATGGATCAACTTCAGAAACTGTATATGATGGCAATGATGCAGTCATAGGTTCTCTAGATCCACATGAATCAGCTACACCATTATATAAAGCAGGTGGAAAAACACATGTAGTATATAACACTTCTAAAGGTGCCAATACTAAATCTGGATATGTTGTTTATGCAGGTGGCAGCTCTTCAGATGGTGGTTCAACTGGCGGTTCTACTGGAGGAACTACTACTGGATTAGTATCAGATAAATTGGTTGATTTTGTAAAATCCTTCGAAGGTTTTTCAGATCATGCTTATGATGATGGAACAGGAGTTATGACCATAGGTTACGGTACAACAGATAAGAGTAAGGTTGCTTTAGGTCATTGCACAGAAGCTCAAGCTAGACAATGGCTAATGGATGACATTAATGCTACTGCTAGTCAAGTAAAACAAATTTTCGCATCTAGAGGGGTAACTTTTAAACAAAATGAATTTGATGCTTTATGTAGCTTTGCTTATAACTGTGGCACAGGTGCTTTTTGTGATAAATACGAAATATTCAGAAATATATGCAGCGGGGTAAGGGATGAGCGTATTAGAGAAAACTTCTTAGCTTGGACTGGTCCAGCAAGTGTAAAAGCTGGATTAACTGTAAGAAGAAATGCAGAATGTGATATGTTCTTATATGGAACTTACAAAAACCACTAA
- a CDS encoding DUF2922 domain-containing protein, whose translation MSKSLSMTFATDAGNKASISVNNVKENVTTDEVKGLMDTIIEKKAFKLPKGALVSKSSAEIIERNVDKITL comes from the coding sequence ATGTCTAAATCATTAAGCATGACTTTTGCTACAGATGCAGGAAACAAGGCTTCTATTTCTGTAAATAACGTAAAAGAAAATGTTACTACTGATGAAGTTAAGGGATTAATGGATACTATAATTGAAAAGAAGGCTTTTAAGCTTCCTAAGGGAGCTCTTGTATCTAAGTCTTCAGCAGAAATAATAGAAAGAAACGTAGATAAGATTACTCTATAG
- a CDS encoding winged helix-turn-helix transcriptional regulator, protein MADNKFSDKNMIARCVPMSTLQSVLNGKWKILILWYIACYKVQRFGELIRRLDGITQSTLTKQLRELEEDGFLHREIYKEIPPKVEYTLSELGESFVPVLNAMMAWSETHLCQGYVNPYMNKEKADKEQ, encoded by the coding sequence ATGGCGGATAATAAGTTTAGTGACAAGAATATGATAGCCCGCTGTGTTCCAATGAGCACGCTGCAGTCTGTATTAAATGGTAAATGGAAAATATTAATTTTATGGTATATAGCATGTTATAAGGTTCAACGTTTTGGTGAATTGATACGTCGTTTGGATGGTATAACGCAGTCTACACTTACCAAGCAGCTCCGCGAGTTAGAGGAAGATGGTTTTTTACATAGGGAAATTTATAAAGAAATTCCACCGAAGGTTGAGTATACATTAAGTGAACTGGGGGAAAGCTTTGTTCCTGTTTTGAATGCTATGATGGCTTGGAGTGAAACTCATCTGTGCCAGGGTTATGTAAATCCATATATGAATAAAGAAAAAGCTGATAAAGAGCAATAA
- a CDS encoding radical SAM protein, with protein MHYTGTIWRPPYEAESLLIEVTAGCTHHKCKFCTLYDDLPFKFRISPLEDIEEDLTEAQNYNQKVKRVYLTGANPFVLKYERLKEIAELIHKYLPNCKTIGCFARITDITLKTEDELNSLHELGYDGITIGVETGDGKTLEFMNKGYRPEEIITQSHRLDAANIKYNYFYLTGLSGAGRGKLSALETAKVFNQTHPQIIGSSMLTVYPESELFHEIQAGNWSEETEVGKLEELKTLIDNLNIPVYFSTLGASNALFVEGQLPKDKANMIAYLEKTCKTENESELRYYRTHLKHL; from the coding sequence ATGCATTACACTGGAACTATCTGGAGACCTCCATATGAGGCAGAATCTTTATTAATTGAAGTCACCGCTGGCTGTACTCACCACAAGTGCAAATTTTGTACTCTTTATGATGATCTCCCTTTCAAATTTAGAATATCTCCACTTGAAGATATAGAAGAAGATCTAACAGAAGCACAGAACTATAACCAAAAGGTCAAGCGTGTTTACTTAACAGGAGCAAATCCTTTTGTCTTAAAATACGAAAGACTAAAAGAAATAGCAGAATTAATTCACAAATATCTGCCAAATTGTAAGACCATAGGATGTTTCGCCCGTATTACTGATATTACTCTTAAGACGGAGGATGAATTAAATTCTTTGCATGAACTTGGTTATGATGGTATTACCATCGGTGTAGAAACTGGTGATGGAAAAACTCTTGAATTCATGAATAAAGGCTATAGACCTGAAGAAATTATAACTCAAAGTCACCGTCTGGATGCTGCTAACATTAAATATAATTATTTTTACCTTACGGGACTCTCTGGTGCTGGACGAGGAAAACTCAGTGCATTAGAAACTGCCAAAGTATTTAATCAGACACATCCACAGATTATTGGTTCTTCCATGCTTACTGTCTATCCAGAATCTGAACTTTTCCATGAAATTCAGGCTGGTAATTGGTCTGAAGAAACGGAGGTAGGAAAGTTGGAGGAATTGAAGACACTTATTGATAATTTGAATATTCCAGTATACTTCTCCACTCTAGGTGCATCAAATGCCCTTTTTGTTGAAGGTCAACTTCCAAAGGATAAAGCTAATATGATTGCTTATCTTGAGAAGACATGCAAAACTGAAAATGAATCTGAGTTAAGATACTATCGTACCCACCTAAAACACCTTTGA
- a CDS encoding lactococcin 972 family bacteriocin, translating into MYYHYYHRSKTHSSSVTHDGQVVKESGKYGAGYTSIANGPSVQVNHYDISQWYQTY; encoded by the coding sequence ATATATTACCATTATTATCATAGATCTAAAACACATAGTAGCAGTGTAACTCACGATGGACAAGTAGTTAAAGAGAGTGGTAAATATGGTGCAGGTTATACATCTATAGCAAATGGACCTAGTGTACAAGTTAACCACTATGATATATCACAATGGTATCAAACTTATTAA
- a CDS encoding DUF1659 domain-containing protein — MAITATKQERSLNIKLETGTKNGNPVYTTQKFGNVADTATDEDLFAVATAIGGVMAAGNKVVLKNELYKLAQA; from the coding sequence ATGGCTATAACTGCTACAAAACAAGAAAGATCTCTAAATATCAAACTTGAGACTGGTACAAAGAATGGTAATCCAGTTTATACAACTCAAAAGTTTGGGAATGTTGCTGACACTGCAACTGATGAAGATCTATTTGCTGTTGCAACTGCTATTGGTGGGGTAATGGCAGCTGGTAACAAGGTTGTCCTAAAAAATGAATTGTACAAACTAGCTCAAGCTTAG
- a CDS encoding helix-turn-helix domain-containing protein: MITAIRNLENRSKNELKLNGDEKIINMAITQLDLLHNKDDGFITIAVKKDNRFLQYHYKIQSLRANIGKVLSIEDVNIYVSPNSYFKPYRRIENIRKLNALYIDIDFYNSKHYQNSSYDGVKYILEHDYFGKTVPEPSFIINTGRGMAVYWLIEPVPYKALPLWNGLQKYLLKELEDVGADSKSIDSARIMRLAGSTNQKNKVKAQIEIYNDYIYSLREIQENYLPELTPYVKNPMHKQKGRKAKVVKLYNMFSLHHARLLDLIKLQELRQGYCRNSDGELVIHGQRELMCFLYRYWSNCFTGDKEKALEDTLEFNSNFKKPLSNKEVEKITESANRAYEEWLLNDFNLVKNEKGEVDEATKVKLQKVIGRSKVYKTLGYNYKNATLIQLLSITAEEMKELSTIIDNKEKRCRDYSNRKVKRRNDIGLNRREREKLNRVEAIKELREQGLTQKEVAEKLGVSERTIRRYDNL; this comes from the coding sequence ATGATAACAGCAATTAGAAATTTAGAAAACCGTTCAAAAAACGAACTGAAATTGAACGGTGATGAAAAGATTATTAACATGGCAATAACTCAGCTGGATCTTTTGCATAATAAGGATGATGGATTTATAACCATAGCTGTAAAGAAGGATAATCGCTTTCTTCAGTATCATTATAAGATTCAGAGCTTAAGAGCCAACATAGGTAAGGTTTTAAGTATTGAAGATGTCAATATATATGTATCTCCAAACAGTTATTTTAAGCCATATAGAAGGATTGAAAACATAAGAAAACTTAATGCTCTGTACATTGATATAGATTTTTATAATAGTAAACATTACCAAAACAGTAGCTATGATGGAGTTAAATATATTTTAGAACATGATTATTTTGGCAAAACTGTGCCTGAGCCAAGCTTTATAATAAATACAGGTCGAGGCATGGCTGTTTATTGGCTTATAGAGCCAGTACCCTATAAGGCGCTCCCCCTTTGGAATGGACTTCAAAAGTACTTACTTAAAGAGCTTGAAGACGTGGGTGCAGATTCAAAAAGCATAGATAGTGCCAGAATAATGAGGCTTGCTGGAAGCACGAATCAAAAAAATAAGGTTAAAGCTCAGATAGAAATTTATAATGATTACATCTATTCTTTAAGAGAAATCCAAGAAAATTACCTTCCAGAGCTAACCCCTTATGTTAAAAACCCAATGCACAAGCAAAAGGGCAGAAAAGCAAAGGTTGTAAAGCTATATAATATGTTTTCCTTGCACCACGCAAGACTCTTGGATCTTATAAAGCTTCAAGAGCTTAGACAAGGCTATTGCCGTAATAGCGATGGGGAATTAGTAATTCATGGACAACGAGAGCTTATGTGCTTTTTATATCGCTACTGGTCCAACTGCTTCACAGGGGATAAGGAAAAAGCCTTAGAAGATACTTTAGAGTTTAATAGCAACTTTAAGAAGCCACTTAGTAATAAAGAAGTTGAAAAAATAACTGAATCAGCAAATCGTGCTTATGAAGAATGGCTACTTAATGATTTTAACCTTGTTAAAAATGAAAAAGGCGAGGTAGATGAAGCCACTAAGGTAAAGCTCCAAAAGGTTATAGGAAGAAGCAAGGTATACAAAACATTAGGATATAACTATAAAAATGCTACTTTGATTCAGCTCCTAAGCATTACAGCTGAAGAAATGAAAGAGCTTAGCACAATTATTGATAATAAAGAAAAAAGATGTAGGGATTATTCAAATAGAAAAGTTAAAAGAAGAAATGACATAGGGTTAAATAGGAGAGAACGTGAAAAATTAAATAGAGTAGAAGCCATTAAGGAGTTGAGAGAGCAGGGCTTAACCCAAAAGGAAGTGGCTGAAAAACTAGGTGTTAGTGAGCGAACAATAAGGCGATACGATAATTTGTAA
- a CDS encoding DUF1659 domain-containing protein — MEKSQIAKDLVIKVQTGVSGTNNTPVYQKLKLINIDQENTDEDIYSVCSAMANLMDPNMPKVFQRVDRYLLTN; from the coding sequence ATGGAGAAATCACAAATAGCCAAAGACCTTGTAATCAAGGTACAAACAGGTGTATCAGGTACTAATAACACACCTGTATATCAGAAATTGAAGCTTATTAATATTGATCAAGAGAATACTGATGAAGATATTTATTCTGTATGCTCTGCTATGGCTAACTTAATGGACCCTAATATGCCAAAGGTATTTCAAAGGGTTGATAGATACTTATTAACAAATTAA
- a CDS encoding DUF1430 domain-containing protein, giving the protein MKKVISILLIISCVISYYISYGEERNELTKRIQEIEMNLSNNYRIMIPINIDNNDSKQNYKNITKILDKYEGSIYYDRVSKDQSTRVKYIYDKNSMYTSKIELTDGKKLTPDIMETNKYLSTKKITDDLQIGRIATFNKEENREIKTLKSMTDDDFNFSGPCYIAFKSSINIKDFINELQTALHTKGIAIIDKTSVNITVNNNYKIIVVVIYFIIMLLVLYELLNSYKKIGLKKMFGYSVKDIYLEKILSLIKINLSIGAIVTIVMSFIFFNQLNIYVYSFILKFIFYLVIETVALVGICSIAYIYICFIKISNMLKNKKPLTGIIVLNYIAKIGCLILVMFFIIQAINNFKNMNNIYNKGYSNWEKLNDFAVIPESKIPISVLQDSDSYNVYSQIQKKLYKEFNEKGAIFADFRNYSPAMRSTVLSQHNYYYETDNVVVNPNYLNEYKIFDSKNKEITISDSDDTQILLVPDKYKNDESKILQQATSFKEQQYYSTGKNQKTRIIWTKSNQKVFTAAIDINPGNSNEIIDPIIYVLTENNASTSDYDYLLGKFSNPFKIKVDKNMDMKNTIGEMFKKYGIENYIGKISPANEQVASVIKDAKDSIRNSIIFTILLTAVLIVIILQNSINYFDKYKQKLAIEKLTGYKIIDKHENYFIGIIISWLLVFSLSILVYKSSILDIGIISIILFIIEIIFSVIVLNVIEKKKIISIIKGE; this is encoded by the coding sequence ATGAAAAAAGTTATAAGTATATTATTAATAATATCATGCGTGATTTCTTACTATATTTCATATGGTGAAGAAAGAAATGAACTTACAAAAAGAATACAAGAAATAGAAATGAATCTGTCAAACAATTATCGAATAATGATTCCAATAAATATTGATAATAATGATAGTAAACAAAATTATAAAAATATAACAAAAATATTGGATAAATATGAAGGTAGTATTTATTATGATAGAGTCTCTAAGGATCAAAGTACAAGAGTTAAGTATATCTATGATAAGAATAGTATGTATACTTCAAAGATTGAGCTTACAGATGGAAAAAAGTTAACTCCTGATATAATGGAAACTAATAAATATTTGTCAACAAAGAAAATTACAGATGATTTACAAATAGGTAGAATAGCAACTTTTAATAAAGAAGAAAATAGAGAAATAAAAACTTTAAAAAGTATGACAGATGATGATTTTAATTTTAGCGGACCTTGTTACATTGCATTTAAAAGTAGCATAAATATTAAAGACTTTATAAATGAACTACAAACAGCATTACATACAAAAGGAATAGCAATTATTGATAAGACATCTGTGAATATAACTGTAAATAATAATTATAAGATTATAGTTGTAGTTATTTATTTTATAATCATGCTTTTAGTCTTATATGAATTACTGAATTCATATAAAAAAATTGGCTTAAAAAAAATGTTTGGATATTCAGTAAAAGACATCTATCTTGAAAAAATATTAAGTTTAATAAAAATTAATTTAAGTATAGGGGCAATAGTAACTATAGTTATGTCCTTTATATTTTTTAATCAATTAAATATATATGTATATAGCTTTATATTAAAATTTATATTTTATTTAGTAATAGAAACCGTAGCCTTAGTTGGGATATGTTCAATAGCATATATATATATATGCTTTATTAAAATATCTAACATGCTAAAGAACAAGAAACCTCTAACAGGAATAATAGTATTAAATTATATTGCGAAAATAGGATGCTTAATTTTAGTGATGTTTTTTATTATACAAGCTATAAATAATTTCAAAAATATGAACAATATTTATAATAAGGGCTATAGTAATTGGGAAAAACTTAATGATTTTGCAGTTATACCAGAATCAAAAATACCGATTAGTGTTTTGCAAGATAGTGATAGCTATAATGTTTATTCGCAGATTCAGAAAAAATTATATAAAGAATTCAATGAAAAAGGTGCAATATTTGCAGATTTTAGAAACTATTCTCCTGCAATGAGGAGTACAGTACTATCACAACATAATTACTACTATGAAACTGATAATGTAGTTGTTAATCCAAACTATCTAAATGAATATAAAATATTTGATAGTAAAAATAAAGAGATAACTATATCAGATTCTGATGATACACAAATTCTTTTAGTTCCTGATAAATATAAGAATGATGAAAGTAAAATATTACAACAAGCTACCTCTTTCAAGGAACAACAGTATTACTCTACTGGAAAGAATCAAAAAACAAGAATAATATGGACAAAATCAAATCAAAAAGTTTTCACAGCAGCTATAGATATAAATCCTGGTAATTCTAATGAGATTATTGACCCAATAATTTATGTGTTAACCGAAAATAATGCTTCTACATCTGATTATGACTATTTATTAGGTAAGTTTAGTAATCCTTTTAAAATTAAAGTAGATAAAAATATGGATATGAAAAATACTATAGGAGAAATGTTCAAAAAATATGGAATCGAAAATTATATAGGTAAAATATCTCCAGCAAATGAGCAAGTTGCTAGTGTTATTAAGGATGCAAAAGATAGCATTAGGAATTCGATTATATTTACAATCTTGCTTACAGCCGTATTAATCGTAATTATATTACAAAATTCTATTAATTATTTTGATAAGTATAAACAAAAGTTAGCCATTGAAAAATTAACAGGATATAAAATAATTGATAAACATGAAAACTATTTTATAGGAATAATTATAAGTTGGCTTCTTGTTTTCTCTTTAAGTATTTTAGTATATAAGTCATCGATATTGGATATTGGAATTATAAGTATTATTTTATTTATTATAGAAATTATATTTTCTGTTATAGTTCTAAATGTAATTGAAAAAAAGAAAATAATTAGCATCATAAAAGGAGAGTAA
- a CDS encoding Cof-type HAD-IIB family hydrolase, whose product MDFKMVCLDIDGTLLNSKHMISENTKKIIYKITEEKQIPIILVSARMPKGILFLQEELNIIQPIICYSGSLIQSNNTILLNNTISLSDVKPLYGIMKDLNIHVSLYRNNEWYVEEMDEWAQQESEITNIKPTIVKFADLFSIWAQKNSGPNKILCMSSSSNIKELNKKIQGYHFDKLNVYPSKPTYLEIMPVSATKTSAIEFLCKMFNISKSQVIAIGDNYNDMDMIKFAGLGIAMGNAPDEVKKCADDITFSNDDDGVAKALEKYII is encoded by the coding sequence ATGGATTTTAAAATGGTGTGCTTAGATATTGATGGGACACTATTAAATTCTAAGCATATGATTTCTGAAAATACAAAAAAAATTATTTATAAAATCACAGAAGAAAAACAAATTCCAATAATACTAGTCTCAGCACGAATGCCAAAAGGGATATTATTTTTACAAGAAGAGCTTAACATAATTCAACCAATTATTTGCTACAGTGGTTCTTTAATTCAAAGTAACAATACAATTTTATTGAATAATACAATATCACTTTCTGATGTTAAGCCTCTATATGGTATTATGAAGGACCTAAATATACATGTAAGTTTATATAGAAATAATGAATGGTATGTAGAAGAAATGGATGAGTGGGCGCAGCAAGAAAGCGAAATAACAAATATTAAGCCAACAATTGTTAAATTTGCTGATTTATTTAGCATATGGGCTCAGAAAAATTCAGGACCTAATAAAATATTATGTATGTCCAGCTCAAGTAACATAAAAGAATTAAATAAGAAAATTCAAGGGTATCATTTTGACAAGTTAAATGTATATCCATCAAAGCCTACGTATTTAGAAATAATGCCTGTTAGTGCAACTAAAACTTCAGCAATTGAATTTTTATGTAAAATGTTTAATATATCAAAATCACAAGTAATTGCTATAGGAGATAATTATAACGACATGGACATGATAAAGTTTGCTGGTTTAGGAATTGCCATGGGAAATGCTCCAGATGAGGTGAAAAAATGTGCTGATGATATAACTTTCTCTAATGATGATGATGGTGTAGCAAAAGCATTAGAAAAGTATATTATATAA
- a CDS encoding YvrJ family protein, with product MEDFIKLVANVGFPIAVAGYLLIRVETKIDKLTESIYNLSIVIKASENK from the coding sequence ATGGAAGATTTCATAAAGCTTGTAGCCAATGTTGGCTTTCCAATAGCCGTTGCTGGCTACTTACTTATCAGAGTTGAGACTAAGATAGATAAATTAACTGAATCCATATATAACCTTTCAATTGTTATTAAGGCATCTGAAAATAAATAA
- a CDS encoding YcxB family protein, translating to MKINYTNNLDEVVEINHVLLMDSPIVKRRINMCRIVLPIILVVFLLVLNFYSGIVFIIIKCTYILLALLLAVFYKKYYASKLYKVLYRRITESEDLLKNITLTLNETGICKEVDGDILSTPWNEIQNIKLINEHIVINLTTHKFFVVPIRAFSNEAEKNSFVQIMKDHINYN from the coding sequence ATGAAAATAAATTATACTAATAATTTAGATGAGGTAGTGGAAATTAATCATGTTCTCTTAATGGATAGTCCTATAGTGAAAAGAAGGATTAATATGTGTAGGATTGTTTTGCCTATAATATTAGTAGTGTTTCTTTTAGTTTTAAACTTCTATTCTGGCATTGTATTTATAATAATTAAATGTACATATATATTATTAGCCTTATTACTCGCAGTATTCTATAAAAAATATTATGCAAGTAAACTATATAAAGTATTATATAGAAGAATAACAGAGTCTGAGGATTTATTAAAAAATATTACTTTAACTTTAAATGAAACTGGTATATGTAAAGAAGTAGATGGAGATATATTATCAACTCCTTGGAATGAAATTCAAAATATTAAACTTATAAACGAACATATAGTAATAAATCTAACTACCCATAAGTTTTTTGTAGTGCCTATAAGAGCATTTAGTAATGAAGCTGAGAAAAATTCCTTTGTGCAAATAATGAAAGATCATATTAATTACAACTAG
- a CDS encoding DUF2922 domain-containing protein: MSKTLALVFLNRTQGATKTVNIPFAKDNVTKEEVSKVMDLILDKRMYITNHYEDGVKASARIIKTKTQNIKV; the protein is encoded by the coding sequence ATGTCTAAAACATTAGCATTAGTGTTTCTAAATAGAACTCAAGGAGCTACTAAGACTGTAAACATACCCTTTGCTAAAGATAATGTTACAAAGGAAGAAGTGTCAAAGGTAATGGATTTAATTCTTGATAAACGTATGTATATAACAAACCATTATGAGGATGGAGTGAAGGCTAGCGCTAGAATTATTAAAACCAAGACTCAAAATATTAAGGTATGA